From Cellulomonas fimi ATCC 484, a single genomic window includes:
- a CDS encoding DNA-formamidopyrimidine glycosylase family protein, which produces MPEGDVLRRTAARLDAALVGTPLVRAELRWPTAATVDLVGRTVLGTRPYGKHLLTRFDDGRTLHTHLRMDGTWRVEPTGSSAAQGRSTRVRALLATERWTALGLLLGMLDVVPTRDEATLVGHLGPDVLDDPFDLDEALRRWAARGATPVAEVLLDQTVVAGIGTIFMAESLFAERVWPWTPADAVPDPGRVLRVARRLMQRSVLSGRPAERVHGRNRRPCVRCGTPITVGSARPAPMSRPVFWCPRCQARDAATSPR; this is translated from the coding sequence ATGCCCGAGGGTGACGTGCTGCGCCGGACCGCGGCCCGGCTCGACGCCGCGCTCGTCGGGACGCCGCTCGTGCGCGCCGAGCTGCGCTGGCCGACCGCCGCGACGGTCGACCTGGTCGGCCGGACCGTGCTCGGCACGCGCCCGTACGGCAAGCACCTGCTGACGCGGTTCGACGACGGCCGGACCCTGCACACGCACCTGCGGATGGACGGGACGTGGCGGGTGGAGCCGACGGGCTCGTCCGCGGCGCAGGGCCGCTCCACCCGCGTGCGAGCGCTGCTGGCGACGGAGCGCTGGACCGCGTTGGGCCTCCTGCTCGGCATGCTCGACGTCGTCCCGACGCGTGACGAGGCGACGCTGGTCGGGCACCTCGGGCCGGACGTGCTCGACGACCCGTTCGACCTCGACGAGGCGCTGCGGCGCTGGGCCGCACGCGGTGCCACGCCGGTCGCCGAGGTGCTGCTCGACCAGACGGTCGTGGCGGGGATCGGCACGATCTTCATGGCGGAGTCGCTGTTCGCCGAGCGCGTCTGGCCGTGGACCCCCGCGGACGCGGTGCCCGATCCCGGGCGCGTGCTGCGGGTCGCGCGACGGCTCATGCAGCGCTCGGTGCTGAGCGGCCGCCCGGCGGAGCGGGTGCACGGTCGCAACCGGCGGCCGTGCGTGCGCTGCGGGACGCCGATCACGGTCGGGTCGGCGCGGCCGGCGCCGATGTCGCGGCCGGTCTTCTGGTGCCCGCGCTGCCAGGCCCGGGACGCGGCGACGTCGCCGCGCTGA